From the Flavobacteriales bacterium genome, one window contains:
- a CDS encoding VWA domain-containing protein, with protein sequence MIEKIEIYASIRVFILIFCCQHLFAQEGGLHVSTTDVDLGRMDSVASARVSLVLTNQSSKKIFILRADASPDLKVKANSKTLQPGDTTSLMILIVPQDKGPFRYSVGLYHSGNLEPERITVSGTIDHLLHVENPMLACYSFNGSARTEPKRMALIPPPDTIEYTPSVVSQPKEEPIEETKTVIQPPEPIQHVTEPAESAVLPESHYKPINLIFLADVSGSMKDSLKLGLMKTAMTRAVEVCRPGDKISLVTYADDARILLEGLPGDKKDTVVRMIQKLHAGGGTAGSEGIQLAYEVAARSFITNGNNVIILATDGAFNLDKKTEELFEGSEDAIYMSVAGIGKPGKLSKKVLKKIAGRTRGRLVWVRSAKEAGKAFLAELKNGSKR encoded by the coding sequence TTGATCGAAAAAATTGAAATCTACGCATCGATAAGGGTATTCATCCTTATCTTCTGTTGTCAGCATTTGTTTGCACAAGAGGGTGGTTTGCATGTGAGCACGACCGATGTGGATCTTGGGCGGATGGATAGTGTGGCTTCTGCAAGGGTTAGTCTGGTGCTCACCAATCAGAGTTCAAAGAAAATCTTCATTCTCAGAGCAGATGCCTCGCCAGATCTTAAAGTTAAAGCGAATAGCAAAACGTTACAACCAGGAGATACCACTTCCCTGATGATCTTGATCGTTCCACAGGACAAAGGCCCGTTTCGCTATTCGGTCGGACTATACCACAGCGGAAATCTGGAGCCGGAACGGATCACCGTATCAGGCACCATCGATCATTTACTTCATGTAGAGAACCCTATGCTGGCGTGCTATTCGTTTAACGGTTCAGCACGAACAGAACCTAAACGGATGGCGCTGATTCCTCCGCCGGATACCATTGAATACACACCTTCGGTTGTGTCTCAACCCAAAGAAGAGCCGATTGAGGAAACCAAAACGGTGATTCAACCTCCAGAGCCCATACAGCATGTGACGGAACCAGCGGAATCTGCCGTTCTTCCGGAAAGTCACTATAAACCTATTAACCTCATTTTTTTAGCGGATGTATCCGGTTCGATGAAGGACAGCCTCAAACTAGGTCTGATGAAAACTGCCATGACCCGTGCGGTAGAAGTGTGCAGGCCCGGGGATAAGATTTCCCTGGTAACCTACGCCGATGATGCACGCATTTTATTGGAAGGACTCCCCGGAGATAAAAAAGATACGGTGGTTCGGATGATCCAGAAATTGCATGCCGGAGGAGGTACGGCAGGAAGCGAGGGTATTCAGCTGGCATATGAGGTAGCGGCTCGGTCGTTTATAACCAATGGAAATAATGTGATCATTCTGGCCACTGATGGAGCGTTTAACCTTGATAAGAAAACAGAAGAGCTGTTTGAAGGCAGCGAAGATGCCATATACATGTCTGTGGCTGGTATCGGTAAGCCCGGAAAATTATCCAAAAAGGTCCTGAAGAAAATCGCCGGACGTACCAGGGGACGACTGGTTTGGGTGCGAAGTGCCAAGGAAGCAGGGAAAGCATTCCTGGCTGAATTAAAGAACGGATCGAAAAGATGA
- a CDS encoding transglutaminase domain-containing protein: MMNDQLKYDSGLRFGRMGQRLVQGVLFVSIAFPALSTNAQNVKLTQDEAAYADSLKLAYEDAQEAVLLSTEKFSYAWLENDSLPVQATLEADEKLMALKDDYTFRKALFYDDMSEIVKPEGFNHKDKQIELYPYYGPFQSGEYFYDDVKICTFNFRFSTRGQKARYTYSKKYKDPKYLTSVYFHDYRPVLEKEITFIIPDWLEVELKTFNFEGYDIERSEVRNDNDKTTTYTFKARNLEALKEERNAPPVSKNYPHILVLTKAYTQNQERHVLLASTKDLYHWYAELVKQVSNEPDDLKTTVTILTDGKETDMDKIESIFYWVQDNIRYIAFENGIMGFKPANAQDVFHNRYGDCKGMANLMKEMLVLAGYDARLTWIGTRDIPYDYSIPSLAVDNHMICTVFLNGKPFFLDATEEFVGMNDYAARIQGRPVLIEDGAAYILDSVPEFSKEHNTIRYNIAVKLDQTELKGKYDVEYNGEEKTIIRRSYANIKTDKRDEALKKFLNGGDKNYQVSNIESSDLGARNLPLTFTYDFTLRNQVTNIGNEYYITLDMNREYGHSKFEDDRVNDFEFHNKVYIEGTTELVIPEGWNLDHLPEPVDISNDHFNFRLSYQRKENVITYSKVISIDNALLKQEDFSLWNDAVEKVGKFYGSQIVLVKP; the protein is encoded by the coding sequence ATGATGAATGATCAATTGAAATACGACAGTGGCTTGCGCTTTGGTCGTATGGGTCAAAGGTTGGTGCAAGGTGTTTTGTTTGTTTCAATTGCGTTTCCTGCCCTTTCCACCAATGCGCAGAATGTTAAGCTTACTCAGGATGAAGCGGCCTATGCCGACAGTTTGAAACTGGCCTATGAAGATGCACAGGAAGCCGTGCTGCTTTCAACCGAAAAGTTTAGCTATGCTTGGTTAGAGAATGATTCATTGCCCGTTCAGGCTACTTTGGAGGCTGATGAGAAATTAATGGCACTGAAGGATGACTACACTTTTCGCAAGGCTCTGTTCTATGATGATATGAGCGAGATTGTCAAACCTGAAGGGTTTAATCATAAAGATAAACAGATTGAGCTTTACCCCTATTACGGACCTTTTCAAAGCGGCGAATACTTTTATGATGATGTGAAGATTTGTACGTTCAACTTCCGTTTCTCAACACGAGGTCAGAAGGCCAGATACACGTACAGTAAAAAGTATAAGGACCCTAAGTATCTCACCAGTGTATACTTCCATGACTACCGCCCGGTACTTGAAAAGGAGATCACCTTTATTATTCCCGATTGGCTTGAAGTAGAATTGAAAACATTCAATTTTGAGGGATATGACATTGAACGCTCGGAGGTACGGAATGATAACGATAAGACAACCACCTATACCTTCAAAGCGCGCAACCTTGAAGCGCTAAAAGAAGAACGGAATGCTCCGCCGGTTTCAAAGAATTATCCACATATACTGGTCCTGACCAAAGCGTACACGCAGAATCAGGAGCGACATGTTCTCCTGGCATCTACCAAAGACCTTTATCACTGGTATGCAGAACTGGTCAAACAGGTTTCCAATGAACCGGATGATCTGAAGACCACGGTTACCATCCTCACCGATGGAAAGGAGACGGACATGGATAAGATCGAATCCATTTTCTATTGGGTTCAGGATAACATCCGTTACATCGCTTTTGAAAACGGCATCATGGGGTTTAAACCGGCCAATGCTCAGGATGTCTTTCACAACCGTTATGGCGATTGCAAGGGAATGGCAAACCTTATGAAAGAAATGCTCGTGCTGGCAGGATATGACGCAAGACTCACGTGGATAGGTACCCGGGATATTCCGTATGATTATTCTATCCCTTCCCTCGCGGTGGATAATCACATGATCTGTACGGTATTTTTAAATGGCAAACCGTTTTTTCTGGATGCGACGGAAGAATTTGTTGGTATGAATGACTACGCTGCACGGATCCAGGGAAGACCGGTGTTGATCGAGGATGGGGCCGCCTATATTCTGGACAGCGTACCGGAATTTTCAAAGGAGCATAATACCATACGCTATAACATTGCGGTTAAATTGGATCAAACCGAATTGAAGGGGAAGTACGATGTAGAATACAATGGTGAAGAAAAGACCATCATTCGCAGGTCTTATGCGAATATAAAGACGGATAAACGCGATGAAGCGCTGAAGAAATTCCTGAATGGTGGTGATAAGAATTACCAGGTTAGCAATATCGAATCTTCAGATCTCGGCGCCCGTAATCTGCCTCTCACCTTTACCTATGATTTTACCTTGCGTAATCAGGTTACCAATATCGGGAATGAGTATTACATCACCCTGGACATGAACCGGGAATATGGCCATTCGAAATTTGAGGATGACCGGGTGAATGACTTTGAATTCCACAACAAGGTTTACATTGAGGGTACGACTGAATTGGTCATTCCTGAAGGTTGGAATCTTGATCATCTTCCGGAACCTGTTGATATCAGTAACGACCATTTTAATTTCCGCCTATCCTATCAAAGGAAGGAAAATGTGATCACCTATTCCAAGGTTATTTCGATTGACAACGCCTTGCTTAAACAGGAGGATTTTTCTCTGTGGAACGATGCGGTTGAAAAAGTCGGGAAGTTTTACGGAAGTCAGATTGTACTTGTTAAGCCCTGA
- a CDS encoding carbohydrate binding family 9 domain-containing protein, with translation MKLKHAFIIFCFPATVLASVVEEKEQRLVEARRVQGEVKVDGSLDEEAWEQAVVTTNFTQLQPDEGKAPSQRSEVRLLYDDHAIYVGAYLYDTAPDSILTELTERDNDGANADFFFFYVDPYNKRQDAYVFGVSASGMQVDQRFSDWTYNAVWESHVAITDKGWVVEMKIPYSAIRFPKAEAQVWGIQFERLLKRKQEKSQWSLTPQSQSLPQNFWGETRGISGIEAPIRLSLTPYLSTSWNKIPVTSSDGSIEYANNYTYSAGTDLKYGIDDRFTLDVTLLPDFGQVQSDNKVKNLGYSPVNYEENRSFFKEGTELFGKNNLFYSRRIGQTPSGYGDVDAGEGDEIVSNPRQANLINATKLSGRNDNGLGLGFFNAVTNNTYAVIEDSLGQQRSILTEPLVNYNILVADKQFKNNSNLYVINANVTRAKKFRDANVTGAGLSMFTKKKNFRFGLEASHSRTYGEQDSLGYEVRTQGLKFGMVVEKVSGKIRYGTGAEGWSPGFDATDMGFFSVNNIVKQYAWLYLYRFQPWKFVRNANAQINVTYTSHYQTFKRNSVQINVNLNANLKNLWNVYGGLGITPVKNDDYYEPRVDGWHYSRPPFFWMFSGFSTDQRKKYALSLEGFFGRFLKEYRSNDHDGFGAQMDHRYRVNNKLTVGYNYDYNMDEYSLGYADVLSSDSILFTGRVLETFTNTLGARYALNPATTFSLNMRHYWSTGKYKDFFLLNQDGSLDPIAGRRTGYDFSYNALTIDAVITWWFAPGSTITLVYKKQLEDESGTIPVKYSEDFRLLSKVPQNDFISLKALYWLDYLYLRKKRPRN, from the coding sequence GTGAAATTGAAGCATGCATTTATAATTTTTTGTTTTCCTGCTACGGTTCTGGCAAGTGTGGTGGAGGAGAAAGAACAGCGCCTCGTTGAGGCCCGTAGGGTTCAGGGTGAGGTGAAGGTAGACGGTAGCCTGGATGAAGAGGCTTGGGAGCAAGCGGTTGTAACAACAAACTTTACTCAACTTCAGCCTGATGAAGGCAAAGCTCCATCGCAACGTTCTGAGGTTCGTTTGCTTTATGATGATCACGCCATCTATGTAGGGGCATATCTTTATGATACCGCACCGGACAGCATTCTTACAGAGTTAACCGAGCGCGATAATGATGGTGCTAACGCAGACTTCTTTTTCTTTTACGTCGATCCTTATAACAAACGGCAGGACGCCTATGTGTTTGGTGTTTCCGCATCGGGTATGCAGGTAGACCAGCGTTTCAGTGACTGGACCTACAATGCCGTTTGGGAAAGCCATGTAGCTATTACAGATAAAGGATGGGTCGTGGAAATGAAGATCCCCTACTCCGCCATTCGTTTCCCGAAGGCAGAAGCACAGGTATGGGGTATTCAGTTTGAACGGTTACTGAAGCGTAAACAGGAAAAAAGCCAATGGTCCCTCACCCCTCAAAGTCAATCCCTCCCGCAAAATTTCTGGGGTGAGACCCGTGGTATATCGGGCATTGAGGCTCCTATCCGCTTAAGCCTTACCCCCTATTTGTCTACCTCGTGGAATAAGATACCCGTTACCTCATCAGACGGAAGTATTGAATACGCCAACAATTATACCTACAGTGCAGGCACTGATTTGAAGTATGGGATTGATGACAGGTTTACTTTGGATGTAACACTTCTTCCGGATTTCGGACAAGTTCAGTCGGATAATAAAGTCAAGAACTTGGGCTACTCTCCCGTAAATTATGAAGAGAACAGGTCCTTTTTTAAAGAAGGTACCGAGCTCTTCGGAAAGAACAATCTGTTTTATTCGCGAAGAATAGGACAAACACCATCCGGGTATGGTGATGTGGATGCAGGAGAAGGCGATGAGATTGTTTCTAACCCACGACAGGCAAATCTGATCAATGCAACCAAGCTGTCGGGCAGAAATGATAATGGTTTGGGTCTTGGTTTTTTTAACGCGGTAACCAATAACACATATGCGGTCATTGAGGATTCATTAGGGCAGCAACGATCCATACTAACGGAACCACTGGTAAACTACAATATTCTGGTAGCGGATAAGCAGTTCAAGAATAACTCAAATCTGTATGTGATCAATGCCAATGTAACCAGGGCAAAGAAATTCAGGGATGCGAATGTGACGGGAGCAGGACTCTCGATGTTCACCAAAAAGAAAAATTTTCGCTTTGGGCTTGAGGCTTCACACAGCCGGACCTACGGCGAACAGGATTCGTTGGGTTATGAGGTCCGGACCCAGGGCCTCAAATTCGGTATGGTGGTGGAGAAAGTGTCCGGGAAAATCCGTTACGGAACCGGAGCGGAAGGTTGGAGTCCTGGCTTCGATGCCACGGACATGGGATTCTTTTCGGTAAATAACATCGTGAAGCAATATGCCTGGTTGTATTTGTATAGATTCCAGCCCTGGAAGTTTGTGAGGAATGCCAACGCCCAGATCAATGTCACCTATACTTCCCACTATCAGACCTTCAAGCGGAATAGCGTACAGATAAATGTGAATCTGAACGCAAACCTCAAAAACCTTTGGAATGTTTACGGTGGTTTGGGAATCACACCGGTAAAGAATGACGACTACTATGAACCAAGGGTTGATGGCTGGCACTACTCACGACCGCCTTTCTTTTGGATGTTCAGTGGATTCTCTACCGACCAGCGGAAGAAGTATGCCTTGAGTTTGGAAGGTTTCTTTGGCCGGTTCCTCAAAGAATACAGATCCAATGACCACGACGGTTTCGGTGCTCAAATGGATCACCGCTATCGTGTCAATAATAAACTGACCGTTGGTTATAACTATGATTATAACATGGACGAGTATAGCCTCGGTTATGCGGATGTTCTGAGTTCGGATTCCATTCTATTTACCGGCAGGGTGCTTGAAACGTTTACCAATACCCTTGGCGCCCGGTATGCCTTGAACCCTGCCACAACCTTCTCGCTGAATATGCGGCATTATTGGAGTACCGGAAAGTACAAAGACTTCTTTCTTCTCAACCAGGATGGGTCGTTGGATCCAATTGCCGGAAGGCGAACCGGGTATGATTTCAGTTATAATGCCCTGACCATAGACGCCGTGATCACTTGGTGGTTTGCTCCGGGTAGCACCATAACACTGGTATACAAAAAGCAATTGGAGGATGAGTCCGGCACAATTCCGGTGAAATATTCTGAAGACTTCAGATTGCTATCCAAAGTTCCTCAGAATGATTTTATCTCCCTTAAAGCGCTCTATTGGCTGGATTATCTTTACCTGAGAAAAAAACGTCCCCGCAACTAA